The following are encoded together in the Variovorax sp. PBS-H4 genome:
- a CDS encoding type III secretion system chaperone, whose amino-acid sequence MSIDSNQVARLLVELGERTPRIESIVQEADAPRWAIELDDGHVVLAELDQERSRLSLEADLGRPPEEHRLPTCEALMMLTSLEHASRDWAMALSEPNGEFQLCGQIAMPSAYAIDLQTTLFAFIDQAQQWREIVARGAQPAGEQIQQLPPDLLI is encoded by the coding sequence ATGAGCATTGATTCAAACCAGGTGGCCCGACTCCTCGTGGAGTTGGGCGAACGCACACCGCGCATCGAAAGCATCGTTCAGGAAGCGGACGCGCCTCGCTGGGCCATTGAGTTGGACGATGGCCATGTCGTCCTCGCGGAACTCGATCAGGAGCGCAGCAGGCTCAGCCTCGAGGCGGATCTAGGCCGACCGCCCGAGGAGCACCGACTCCCGACTTGCGAGGCTTTGATGATGCTCACGTCCCTTGAGCACGCCTCGCGCGATTGGGCGATGGCGCTCAGCGAGCCGAATGGTGAATTCCAACTCTGCGGTCAGATTGCAATGCCATCGGCCTATGCGATCGACTTACAGACAACTCTCTTCGCATTTATCGATCAAGCGCAGCAGTGGCGAGAAATTGTTGCGCGCGGAGCACAACCGGCGGGTGAGCAGATTCAGCAATTACCCCCCGACCTCCTGATCTAG